A stretch of the Thiocystis violascens DSM 198 genome encodes the following:
- a CDS encoding thioredoxin family protein encodes MSATPWDTDPIHPNPNIFDIDTDRFQTEVLDASRSHPILVDFWADWCAPCRALSPHLERVVEELDGQVRLAKLEVDEGDNMRQAGHYKVRGFPTVILFLEGRELARFSGARSRYQIREWLRQHLVPGS; translated from the coding sequence ATGAGTGCAACGCCCTGGGATACCGATCCCATCCATCCCAATCCCAACATCTTCGATATCGACACCGACCGCTTCCAGACCGAGGTGCTCGACGCCTCCCGCTCGCATCCGATCCTGGTGGATTTCTGGGCCGACTGGTGCGCGCCCTGCCGCGCGCTGTCGCCGCATCTGGAACGGGTCGTCGAGGAACTCGACGGGCAGGTGCGGCTCGCCAAACTGGAGGTCGACGAGGGCGACAACATGCGCCAGGCGGGACACTACAAGGTGCGGGGCTTCCCGACCGTGATCCTCTTTCTGGAGGGGCGGGAACTGGCCCGTTTCAGCGGGGCGCGTTCGCGCTATCAGATTCGGGAATGGCTGCGACAGCATCTGGTCCCAGGATCCTGA
- a CDS encoding helix-turn-helix domain-containing protein: MARPAPLIDLTPEQRSLLEGLSRSRETARRLVRRAQIVLRAADGEHNKAIAHALGLGEDGVGQWRGRWANSQERLAALADQPKRLRATIEEILSDRPRSGHPGDFTAEQIGQIIALARETPPPPLTHWTRQDLMREIMARGIATTISASTIGRFLTSGGPHAPSHPVLAPSRDQGRDAPPFRDTHSPVQK, from the coding sequence ATGGCACGTCCAGCCCCCTTGATTGACCTCACCCCCGAACAACGCAGCCTGCTCGAAGGGCTTTCCCGAAGTCGCGAAACCGCCCGCCGCCTGGTGCGGCGCGCGCAGATCGTGCTGCGCGCCGCCGATGGCGAACACAACAAAGCGATTGCGCACGCGCTGGGCCTCGGTGAAGACGGCGTCGGGCAGTGGCGGGGGCGTTGGGCGAATTCCCAGGAGCGGCTCGCCGCCCTGGCGGACCAGCCCAAACGCCTGCGGGCAACGATCGAGGAGATCCTGTCCGACCGGCCGCGGTCGGGCCATCCGGGCGATTTCACCGCCGAGCAGATCGGCCAGATCATCGCCTTGGCCCGCGAGACACCCCCACCGCCCTTGACGCACTGGACGCGCCAGGATTTGATGCGCGAGATCATGGCACGCGGCATTGCCACCACGATTTCGGCCAGTACCATTGGCCGTTTTTTAACCTCGGGCGGACCTCACGCCCCATCGCACCCGGTATTGGCTCCATCCCGAGATCAAGGACGAGACGCCCCTCCGTTCCGGGATACCCACTCACCTGTACAGAAATAA